The Nesterenkonia xinjiangensis genome contains a region encoding:
- the metK gene encoding methionine adenosyltransferase, producing MPTPQALRLFSSESVTIGHPDKICDQISDAVLDAMLAVDPESRVAVETLTTTGLVHVAGEVTTSGYVEIPQIVRSTLLDIGYDSSANGFDGARCGVSVSIGQQSPEIFAGVFNSLEARSGAEDRRDAQGAGDQGIMFGYATNETDTFMPTPIALAHRLSARLTEVRQNGLLEYLRPDGKTQVTVGYEGDRPVSLDTVVVSTQHTQETSQEQLHADLAEHVVTPVIEASGLDVAAASQIINPSGPFVVGGPVGDAGLTGRKIIVDTYGGFARHGGGAFSGKDPSKVDRSAAYAMRWVAKNVVAAGLADRAEIQIAYAIGRARPVGIYVETFGTETVDPARISAAIDEVFDLRPLGIIEDLDLKRPIYRETAKNGHFGREGANFPWERLDRVDALRSFFGA from the coding sequence ATGCCCACGCCGCAGGCACTGCGGCTGTTCAGCTCCGAGTCGGTGACGATCGGCCATCCGGACAAGATCTGTGACCAGATCTCCGACGCGGTGCTCGACGCCATGCTCGCCGTGGACCCGGAATCCCGGGTCGCCGTGGAGACCCTGACCACCACGGGACTCGTGCATGTCGCCGGGGAGGTCACCACCTCCGGCTACGTCGAGATCCCGCAGATCGTGCGGTCCACCCTCCTGGACATCGGCTACGACTCCTCGGCCAACGGTTTCGACGGCGCCCGCTGCGGCGTCTCGGTGAGCATCGGCCAGCAGTCCCCGGAGATCTTCGCCGGGGTGTTCAACTCGCTGGAGGCCCGCTCGGGGGCCGAGGACCGCCGCGACGCGCAAGGTGCCGGTGACCAAGGCATCATGTTCGGCTACGCCACCAACGAGACCGACACCTTCATGCCCACCCCGATCGCCCTGGCGCACCGGCTCTCCGCCCGCCTCACCGAGGTCCGGCAGAACGGGCTGCTGGAGTACCTGCGCCCGGACGGCAAGACCCAGGTCACCGTCGGCTACGAGGGCGACCGGCCGGTGAGCCTGGACACCGTGGTGGTCTCCACCCAGCACACCCAGGAGACCTCCCAGGAGCAGCTGCACGCCGACCTGGCCGAGCACGTGGTGACTCCGGTCATCGAAGCCTCCGGACTGGACGTGGCAGCCGCCTCACAGATCATCAACCCCTCCGGCCCGTTCGTGGTCGGGGGCCCGGTCGGCGATGCGGGTCTCACCGGACGCAAGATCATCGTCGACACCTATGGAGGCTTCGCCCGCCACGGCGGCGGTGCCTTCTCGGGCAAGGACCCGTCCAAGGTGGACCGTTCCGCCGCCTACGCCATGCGCTGGGTCGCGAAGAACGTCGTCGCCGCGGGTCTTGCCGACCGGGCCGAGATTCAGATCGCCTACGCCATCGGTCGTGCCCGCCCGGTGGGCATCTACGTGGAGACCTTCGGCACCGAGACGGTGGACCCGGCACGCATCTCCGCGGCCATCGACGAGGTGTTCGACCTCCGCCCGCTGGGCATCATCGAGGACCTGGACCTCAAACGGCCGATCTATCGGGAGACGGCCAAGAACGGCCACTTCGGCCGGGAAGGGGCGAACTTCCCCTGGGAGCGTCTCGACCGGGTCGACGCCCTGCGGTCCTTCTTCGGCGCCTGA
- a CDS encoding primosomal protein N' has product MSRAGRAGLPESVSSPGPGRGDAAGQDRGRVMAEQDDQQPALLDALAPPPPARLPAGAAEELPVARVLLDSGVPHLDRPFDYVVPRDHAGSVVAGSRVKVRFSGREMLGFVVERRAAPGTASRLSMIHKVVSAISVLSPEVLSLAEKVAERGAGVTSDVLRAAIPPRVARVEKEFAGLVAPEPVLTPAEPGPRRAGLALTSYGEQGWAAQIVDAVRRCLEGEGDAVVVLPDARDVEHAAAALEAALGEEQVARLTADVGPTPRYRAFLRLRFGLARVAVGTRSAVFAPVPRLRQLIVVDDDDSAHSEPRAPYHHVREVALQRTVQTGCSLLFLSTSRSLEVQRLVERGWLQEAAPDRDSRREASPLMMATADSHHRERDPMSRQARLPAAAYRTAQQALQHGPVLVQVARAGFIPAVLCQRCRSRQQCPSCHGPLSLPAHHEQSGTLRCRWCGLHHRGHRCVECGHDRFRAGVRGADRTAHELGRAFPHITVISSTADHPVRTVSSDPAVVVSTPGVEPIAEDGYAAALLLDGDAQLSREGLDVPRRVLARWFRAAALVRPHGEAPQRSGAVVVTAEVEELTAALVRWDPVSYARRELYRRLELGLPPAKRMLSLTAEPEDAEAFTRSAGLPEGVDWIGPSPMEDGRHRYLLFFGYAQAQEIIAELSRLRRTQSAQHSARAVRIVVDDVDALQV; this is encoded by the coding sequence GTGAGCAGGGCCGGCCGTGCAGGACTCCCCGAGAGCGTGTCTTCACCGGGCCCCGGACGCGGTGACGCCGCAGGACAGGACAGGGGGCGGGTGATGGCGGAGCAGGACGATCAGCAGCCGGCGCTGCTGGATGCGCTGGCGCCCCCGCCGCCGGCCCGGCTGCCCGCCGGAGCCGCCGAGGAGCTGCCGGTCGCGCGGGTGCTCCTGGACTCCGGGGTGCCCCACCTGGACCGTCCCTTCGACTACGTCGTGCCGCGGGACCATGCCGGGTCCGTGGTGGCCGGCAGTCGGGTGAAGGTCCGATTCTCCGGGAGGGAGATGCTCGGCTTCGTCGTGGAGCGCCGTGCCGCACCGGGTACCGCCTCCCGCCTCTCCATGATCCACAAAGTCGTCTCGGCGATCTCGGTGCTCTCTCCGGAGGTCCTCTCTCTCGCCGAGAAGGTCGCGGAGCGCGGCGCCGGGGTGACCTCCGACGTGCTGCGTGCAGCGATCCCTCCACGAGTGGCCAGGGTGGAGAAGGAGTTCGCCGGGCTCGTGGCCCCCGAGCCGGTCCTCACGCCGGCGGAACCCGGCCCGCGTCGAGCCGGGCTGGCCCTGACCTCCTACGGCGAGCAGGGCTGGGCCGCGCAGATCGTCGACGCCGTGCGCCGCTGCCTGGAGGGCGAGGGCGATGCCGTGGTCGTGCTGCCCGACGCCAGGGACGTGGAGCATGCCGCCGCGGCGCTGGAGGCCGCACTGGGAGAGGAGCAGGTCGCCCGGCTGACCGCCGACGTCGGCCCCACACCCCGATATCGGGCGTTCCTGCGCCTGCGCTTCGGCTTGGCCCGGGTGGCGGTGGGCACACGCTCGGCCGTATTCGCCCCGGTGCCGCGGCTCCGGCAGCTGATCGTCGTCGACGACGACGACTCCGCGCACTCGGAGCCGCGCGCCCCCTACCACCACGTGCGCGAGGTCGCGCTGCAGCGCACCGTGCAGACAGGATGCTCGCTGCTGTTCCTCTCCACCTCCCGAAGCCTGGAGGTGCAGCGGCTGGTGGAACGCGGCTGGCTTCAGGAGGCCGCACCAGATCGGGACTCTCGCCGGGAGGCCTCCCCGCTGATGATGGCCACTGCGGACTCCCACCATCGGGAGCGGGATCCGATGTCGCGCCAGGCGCGCCTGCCGGCTGCGGCCTACCGGACGGCCCAGCAGGCGCTGCAGCATGGACCGGTGCTCGTGCAGGTGGCGCGCGCCGGCTTCATCCCGGCGGTGCTGTGTCAGCGCTGCCGGTCCCGGCAGCAGTGTCCGTCCTGCCATGGGCCGCTGAGCCTGCCGGCGCATCATGAGCAGTCCGGCACCTTGCGGTGCCGCTGGTGCGGGCTCCACCACCGCGGACACCGGTGTGTGGAATGCGGCCATGACCGCTTTCGGGCCGGGGTGCGCGGAGCGGATCGGACCGCTCACGAGCTGGGGCGGGCCTTTCCCCACATCACGGTGATCTCCTCCACGGCGGATCATCCGGTGCGCACGGTCTCCTCCGACCCTGCCGTGGTGGTCAGCACCCCGGGGGTGGAGCCGATCGCGGAGGACGGATACGCGGCCGCGCTCCTGCTCGACGGGGATGCGCAGCTCAGTCGTGAGGGCCTGGACGTGCCGCGCCGGGTGCTGGCCCGCTGGTTCCGGGCCGCGGCGCTGGTGCGCCCCCATGGGGAGGCCCCGCAGCGTTCGGGTGCCGTGGTGGTCACCGCGGAGGTCGAGGAGCTCACGGCCGCCCTGGTCCGCTGGGATCCGGTGTCCTATGCCCGCCGGGAGCTCTACCGGCGGCTCGAGCTGGGGCTGCCCCCCGCGAAGCGGATGCTCAGCCTGACCGCGGAGCCTGAGGACGCCGAGGCCTTCACCCGGTCAGCCGGGCTGCCGGAGGGCGTCGACTGGATCGGGCCCTCGCCCATGGAGGACGGACGGCACCGGTACCTGCTGTTCTTCGGCTATGCCCAGGCCCAGGAGATCATCGCCGAGCTGAGCCGGCTGCGACGCACGCAGAGTGCCCAGCACTCGGCCCGCGCGGTGCGGATCGTCGTCGACGACGTGGACGCCCTGCAGGTCTGA
- a CDS encoding alpha/beta fold hydrolase, which produces MPLPSRPSPAPWSEHPSRPGELRTLILTVTLADGVTITCPVSLWHYPPVRRRRGPRRRLLLIHGFRGDHHGMQLVVDALPEQELLVPDLPGFGASPPLPSGVHDADTYARVVEALARSLDLDDQDVLLGHSFGSIVAAAHTAWQQSLPEGRRWAGLGLLNPISDGIFTGRLLPGAAAVEAYYRACGRLPEPWALALLRSPLILGVTNLTMIVSRDSDVVRYVRDQHQQHFGGFADRETVLQAYRSSSRTTVTSFAERLDLPALLVVGARDQLSTLRGRQRLAGRLPQCRMEVIRGVGHLLHYEKPAETARAIRRFLRGL; this is translated from the coding sequence GTGCCTCTGCCCTCCCGCCCCTCCCCGGCTCCCTGGAGCGAGCATCCCTCCCGGCCCGGGGAGCTCCGTACCCTGATCCTGACCGTCACTCTGGCCGACGGCGTCACCATCACCTGCCCGGTGTCGCTCTGGCACTACCCACCGGTGCGCCGTCGTCGGGGGCCACGACGCCGCCTGCTGCTCATCCACGGCTTCCGCGGCGACCACCACGGCATGCAGCTGGTGGTGGACGCCCTGCCGGAGCAGGAGCTCCTGGTGCCCGACCTCCCGGGATTCGGCGCCAGCCCACCCCTCCCCTCAGGGGTGCACGACGCCGACACCTACGCCCGGGTGGTGGAGGCCCTGGCCCGTTCCTTGGACCTCGACGACCAGGACGTCCTGCTGGGCCATTCCTTCGGCTCCATCGTCGCCGCCGCCCACACGGCCTGGCAACAGTCGCTCCCGGAGGGCCGCCGCTGGGCGGGCCTGGGGCTGCTGAATCCCATCAGCGACGGCATCTTCACCGGCCGGCTGCTCCCCGGAGCCGCCGCCGTCGAGGCCTACTACCGGGCATGCGGCCGCCTTCCGGAACCCTGGGCGCTGGCCCTGCTGCGCTCACCGCTGATACTCGGAGTGACCAATCTCACGATGATCGTCTCTCGGGACAGCGATGTCGTCCGCTACGTCCGAGACCAGCATCAGCAGCACTTCGGTGGGTTCGCCGACCGCGAGACCGTGCTGCAGGCCTACCGGTCCTCCAGCCGAACCACTGTGACCAGCTTCGCCGAACGGCTGGATCTCCCTGCCCTCCTAGTGGTCGGAGCCCGCGATCAGCTCAGCACGCTGCGAGGCCGTCAGCGGCTCGCCGGCCGGCTCCCCCAGTGCCGCATGGAGGTCATCCGCGGTGTCGGGCATCTGCTGCACTATGAGAAGCCTGCCGAGACGGCACGTGCCATCCGTCGGTTCCTGCGCGGGCTGTGA
- the leuS gene encoding leucine--tRNA ligase — protein MSNASESAAAEAAQTSEKPKPYDFAEIEARWLPFWEEDGTFEVDPEDTRERRYVLDMFPYPSGDLHMGHAEAFAIGDIPARYARLRGCNVLHPIGWDSFGLPAENAAIKNDAHPADWTYANIETQAASFKRYAISTDWSRRLHTSDESYYRWTQWLFLQFHRRGLAYRKDSPVNWCPKDQTVLANEQVVDGACERCGTQVIKKALNQWYFKITEYADRLLDDMDQLAGHWPERVLSMQRNWIGRSTGATVRYEIEPVTDGADVAPIDVFTTRPDTLYGVTFMVVAADADLAQQLVTEEHRQELESYRTALGHVSDIERQSADRARTGVFLGRHAVHPMTGERLPVWASDYVLADYGTGAVMGVPAHDQRDLEFALAMGLDVRVVVETGEEHPAQSGSATSGEGALVNSPAWDGLGKEQAVPRAVQVLEDKDLGRATVNYRLRDWLLSRQRFWGAPIPIVHCPSCGEVPVPEEELPVRLPADLRGEQLAPKGKSPLAAAEEWVSVDCPGCGEPATRDTDTMDTFVDSSWYFLRFLNPQDDARVFDPAEADRWMPVDQYVGGVEHAILHLLYARFFTKVIHDLGLISFDEPFKALMNQGQVLNGGKAMSKSLGNGVDLGEQLDAYGVDAVRLTMVFASPPEDDVDWADVSPSGSAKFLARAWRVAQDVTSDPGTDPADGSDQLRSVTHRTVADVEQLLEDQKFNVVIARLMELVNAVRKEIDSGAGPADPAVREGAEIAARILSLVAPYTAEDMWAMLGREPSVANAGWPSVDQSLLVEDTTTAVVQVKGKLRDKLEVATDISAEDLEARALALPKIQKYIEADGGVRKVIVRAPKLVNVVTG, from the coding sequence GTGAGCAACGCGAGCGAGTCCGCCGCGGCAGAGGCCGCGCAGACCTCCGAGAAGCCCAAGCCGTACGACTTCGCCGAGATCGAGGCGCGCTGGCTTCCGTTCTGGGAGGAGGACGGCACGTTCGAGGTGGACCCCGAGGACACCCGTGAGCGCCGCTACGTGCTGGACATGTTCCCGTACCCCTCCGGTGACCTGCACATGGGCCACGCCGAGGCCTTCGCCATCGGCGACATCCCGGCCCGCTACGCCCGCCTGCGGGGCTGCAACGTGCTGCACCCGATCGGCTGGGACTCCTTCGGGCTGCCCGCTGAGAACGCCGCCATCAAGAACGACGCGCACCCGGCGGACTGGACCTACGCCAACATCGAGACACAGGCCGCGTCCTTCAAGCGCTACGCGATCAGCACAGACTGGTCCCGCCGCCTGCACACCTCGGATGAGTCGTACTACCGCTGGACCCAGTGGCTCTTCCTGCAGTTCCACCGTCGCGGTCTGGCCTATCGCAAGGACTCGCCGGTCAACTGGTGCCCGAAGGACCAGACCGTGCTCGCGAACGAGCAGGTCGTCGACGGCGCCTGTGAGCGCTGCGGCACCCAGGTCATCAAGAAGGCACTGAACCAGTGGTACTTCAAGATCACCGAGTACGCGGACCGGCTGCTCGACGACATGGATCAGCTCGCCGGGCATTGGCCCGAGCGCGTGCTGAGCATGCAGCGCAACTGGATCGGGCGCTCCACCGGTGCCACCGTCCGGTATGAGATCGAGCCGGTCACCGACGGCGCCGACGTCGCCCCGATCGACGTCTTCACCACCCGTCCCGACACCCTCTACGGGGTCACCTTCATGGTCGTCGCCGCCGACGCCGACCTGGCCCAGCAGCTCGTCACCGAGGAGCATCGCCAGGAGCTGGAGAGCTACCGGACCGCTCTGGGTCACGTCTCGGACATCGAACGTCAGTCGGCCGACCGGGCCCGCACCGGAGTCTTCCTGGGGCGTCACGCCGTCCACCCGATGACCGGTGAGAGGCTGCCCGTCTGGGCCTCCGACTATGTCCTGGCCGACTACGGCACCGGCGCGGTCATGGGTGTTCCGGCCCATGACCAGCGTGACCTGGAATTCGCCCTGGCCATGGGCCTGGACGTCCGCGTCGTCGTCGAGACCGGGGAGGAGCATCCTGCGCAGTCCGGGTCTGCCACCTCCGGTGAGGGCGCCCTGGTGAACTCCCCGGCCTGGGACGGACTGGGCAAGGAGCAGGCGGTCCCTCGTGCTGTGCAGGTGCTGGAGGACAAGGACCTGGGCCGCGCCACCGTGAACTATCGGCTGCGTGACTGGCTGCTGTCCCGCCAGCGCTTCTGGGGCGCACCCATCCCGATCGTGCACTGCCCCAGCTGCGGCGAGGTCCCGGTGCCCGAGGAGGAGCTGCCGGTGCGGCTTCCCGCCGACCTGCGCGGTGAGCAGCTGGCGCCGAAGGGAAAGAGCCCGCTGGCCGCGGCAGAGGAGTGGGTCTCGGTGGACTGTCCCGGCTGCGGGGAGCCTGCCACCCGGGACACCGACACCATGGACACCTTCGTCGACTCCTCTTGGTACTTCCTGCGGTTCCTGAACCCCCAGGACGACGCCCGGGTCTTCGATCCCGCCGAGGCAGACCGCTGGATGCCGGTGGACCAGTACGTCGGCGGCGTGGAGCACGCGATCCTGCACCTGCTCTATGCCAGGTTCTTCACCAAGGTCATCCACGATCTCGGCCTGATCAGCTTCGACGAGCCCTTCAAGGCCCTGATGAATCAGGGCCAGGTGCTCAACGGCGGCAAGGCGATGTCCAAGTCGCTGGGCAACGGGGTGGACCTCGGCGAACAGCTGGACGCCTACGGGGTCGATGCGGTGCGCCTGACCATGGTGTTCGCCTCCCCGCCGGAGGACGACGTCGACTGGGCCGACGTCTCGCCCTCGGGGTCGGCCAAGTTCCTCGCACGGGCCTGGCGCGTCGCTCAGGACGTCACCAGCGACCCGGGCACAGACCCGGCCGACGGCAGCGACCAGCTGCGCTCGGTCACCCATCGGACCGTCGCCGACGTCGAGCAGCTGCTCGAGGACCAGAAGTTCAACGTGGTCATCGCCCGCCTCATGGAGCTGGTCAATGCTGTCCGCAAGGAGATCGACTCAGGTGCCGGCCCTGCCGACCCCGCGGTCCGAGAGGGTGCCGAGATCGCCGCGCGGATTCTGAGCCTGGTGGCGCCCTACACCGCCGAGGACATGTGGGCGATGCTCGGCCGAGAGCCCTCCGTAGCGAACGCCGGATGGCCGAGCGTGGATCAGAGCCTGCTGGTGGAGGACACCACGACCGCGGTGGTGCAGGTCAAGGGCAAGCTGCGCGACAAGCTCGAGGTCGCCACCGACATCAGCGCCGAGGATCTGGAGGCCCGCGCACTGGCCCTGCCGAAGATCCAGAAGTACATCGAAGCCGACGGCGGTGTCCGGAAGGTGATCGTCCGGGCGCCCAAACTGGTCAACGTCGTCACGGGCTGA
- a CDS encoding DegV family protein — protein MDPASAAHRDELLAAWIQSSRGPLAGGGPRRAGLWGARRRRGGIAVVTDSSCSLPSELLDAARVPVVSVPIPVMIGEQIYTETAGKARGSAGAGTPGDQTELDRDLALAVAQGITVRTSRPSPGRLAQTFTALQEQGCDGIVAIHLSSKLSGTVDAARLAAGEVDIPVRVVDSLQTGAALGHAVLDAAAAAGRGVGLEEVADTAEHSARGGTSFFVVPSLEQLRRGGRINALASLLGGLLWVKPLLGLQDGEVQLVERPRTMPRAMERLMARVEESAAGMERPRLVVHAFGNASPAVELADQVAGLSSRPVPVVDLPPSLAAHLGLGALAVCLTPEPG, from the coding sequence ATGGACCCCGCATCGGCGGCCCACCGGGACGAGCTGCTCGCGGCCTGGATCCAATCCTCCCGGGGCCCGCTGGCCGGGGGCGGACCTCGCCGTGCCGGCCTGTGGGGAGCCCGCCGGCGGCGTGGCGGCATCGCCGTGGTCACCGACTCCTCCTGCTCCCTGCCCTCCGAGCTGTTGGACGCCGCCCGGGTGCCCGTGGTGTCGGTGCCGATCCCGGTGATGATCGGGGAGCAGATCTACACCGAGACGGCCGGAAAGGCGCGCGGGTCGGCCGGTGCCGGCACCCCGGGTGATCAGACGGAGCTGGACCGGGACCTGGCCCTGGCGGTGGCGCAGGGGATCACGGTGCGCACCTCCCGTCCTTCTCCGGGGCGGCTGGCGCAGACCTTCACCGCTCTGCAGGAGCAGGGCTGCGACGGCATCGTCGCGATTCATCTCTCCTCGAAGCTGTCCGGGACGGTGGACGCGGCTCGTCTCGCCGCGGGGGAGGTGGACATCCCTGTGCGCGTCGTGGACTCACTGCAGACCGGAGCCGCTCTGGGACATGCCGTCCTCGACGCCGCAGCCGCAGCCGGCCGGGGCGTGGGCCTCGAAGAGGTCGCCGACACCGCCGAGCACAGCGCCCGTGGAGGCACCTCGTTCTTCGTGGTCCCGAGTTTGGAGCAGCTGCGCCGCGGAGGGCGCATCAACGCGCTGGCCAGCCTTCTGGGCGGTCTGCTGTGGGTGAAACCGCTGCTCGGTCTGCAGGACGGCGAGGTGCAGCTGGTGGAGCGGCCGCGGACGATGCCTCGCGCCATGGAACGGCTGATGGCCCGGGTGGAGGAGTCGGCCGCAGGGATGGAGCGGCCTCGCCTGGTCGTCCACGCCTTCGGCAATGCCTCCCCTGCGGTGGAGCTCGCCGACCAGGTCGCCGGCCTGTCCTCGCGCCCCGTGCCGGTGGTGGACCTGCCCCCCTCGCTGGCTGCTCATCTCGGGCTGGGGGCGCTGGCCGTGTGCTTGACTCCCGAGCCCGGGTGA
- a CDS encoding helix-hairpin-helix domain-containing protein, with product MEDPGLWDEEPVLSRRERLRREREAAHQRPVRTRLRITAAAALVAALLAWLLVSWATSSPSSSEPLPEAPELSGSDDGGPRPRETPPDGTAPAGTPDEASDGEGGSTVGPGEDEAPVLVVHVAGAVREPGVVELPSGSRIHDALEAAGGAVEGAALEALNLAAEAVDGSLIHVPTQEEVDAGGPPPIWPQDGAGQDPAGQDPSDGFPGDGAEEAPVNLNESDAGQLEQLPGIGPALAERIVDHRSDQGPFGSLEELAGVRGIGPAILEDIAGQVTW from the coding sequence ATGGAGGATCCAGGGCTCTGGGACGAGGAACCGGTGCTCTCCCGTCGAGAGAGGCTTCGCCGGGAGCGGGAGGCCGCCCATCAGCGACCCGTGCGCACCCGTCTGCGCATCACTGCCGCGGCGGCGCTCGTGGCCGCCCTCCTGGCCTGGCTGCTGGTCTCATGGGCGACAAGCTCTCCGTCCTCCTCCGAGCCGCTGCCCGAAGCTCCGGAGCTGAGCGGCTCCGACGACGGCGGTCCGCGGCCCCGGGAGACTCCGCCGGACGGAACAGCGCCGGCGGGGACGCCGGACGAGGCGTCGGACGGGGAGGGAGGCTCCACTGTGGGCCCCGGGGAGGATGAGGCTCCGGTGCTCGTGGTCCATGTGGCCGGTGCGGTGAGAGAACCCGGCGTGGTCGAGCTGCCCTCCGGTTCCCGGATCCATGACGCGCTGGAGGCGGCGGGTGGTGCTGTCGAAGGCGCCGCACTGGAGGCGCTCAATCTGGCCGCCGAGGCCGTGGACGGTTCCCTGATCCACGTGCCCACCCAGGAGGAGGTCGACGCCGGTGGGCCGCCACCCATTTGGCCCCAGGACGGTGCGGGCCAGGACCCTGCGGGCCAGGATCCATCGGATGGGTTTCCCGGGGACGGTGCAGAGGAAGCTCCGGTCAACCTCAACGAGTCCGATGCGGGGCAGCTGGAGCAGCTGCCCGGCATCGGACCCGCCCTGGCCGAGCGGATCGTCGACCATCGCAGCGATCAGGGCCCCTTCGGTTCGCTCGAGGAGCTGGCCGGGGTGCGGGGGATAGGCCCGGCGATCCTCGAGGACATCGCTGGCCAGGTGACATGGTGA